A single genomic interval of Acidobacteriota bacterium harbors:
- a CDS encoding YihY/virulence factor BrkB family protein, which produces MRSSQSVIRWGEILKRTGRAIYEGDCLGWAAELAFFWFLALFPALLFVVALAGSLPVQQLIDEVVGNLARVAPDDVLILVREQLVQIANGPPSGLLTLSLLGALWSSSSAMTAIIDTLNHAYHVREGRAWWRVRLLAVGLTVVLVAFTLIAVSLVMIGPMLAEYLDNSVSVPRRFAWMWAIVEWPLVFGLIVTALGWVYYFAPDVRRRWAWITPGSIVATLLWMLASLGFKWYAGHFGEYQKTYGAIGGVIVALLWLYASGLAILIGAELNAAIEHAAAERQAPGNTIAGEPAGPGALGQ; this is translated from the coding sequence ATGCGGTCGTCGCAGTCCGTCATCCGGTGGGGCGAGATCCTCAAGCGCACGGGCCGCGCCATCTATGAAGGCGACTGTCTCGGCTGGGCCGCCGAACTGGCCTTCTTTTGGTTTCTCGCCCTGTTCCCCGCCCTGCTGTTCGTGGTGGCCCTTGCCGGCTCCCTCCCGGTGCAGCAGCTGATTGATGAAGTCGTGGGAAACCTCGCGCGTGTGGCGCCCGACGATGTCCTCATCCTGGTCCGGGAGCAACTCGTCCAGATCGCGAACGGACCACCGAGCGGCCTTCTGACGCTCAGTCTGTTGGGTGCGCTGTGGAGCAGCTCTTCGGCGATGACGGCCATCATCGATACCCTGAACCACGCGTACCACGTCAGGGAGGGGCGCGCCTGGTGGCGGGTCCGTCTGCTCGCCGTGGGCCTGACCGTGGTGCTGGTCGCGTTTACACTGATCGCCGTTTCGCTTGTGATGATCGGGCCGATGCTGGCGGAATACCTCGATAACAGCGTGAGCGTGCCCCGGCGCTTCGCCTGGATGTGGGCGATCGTGGAGTGGCCGCTCGTCTTCGGATTGATCGTGACGGCGCTCGGGTGGGTCTATTACTTCGCGCCCGACGTGCGGCGGCGATGGGCGTGGATCACGCCGGGTTCAATCGTGGCCACCCTGTTGTGGATGCTCGCGTCGCTCGGGTTCAAGTGGTACGCCGGCCACTTCGGGGAGTATCAAAAAACGTACGGCGCCATTGGTGGCGTCATCGTGGCGCTGCTCTGGCTCTACGCGTCGGGCCTCGCGATTCTCATCGGCGCGGAATTGAACGCCGCCATCGAACATGCGGCTGCCGAGCGGCAGGCTCCGGGCAACACGATCGCAGGGGAGCCCGCTGGTCCGGGGGCACTCGGCCAGTGA
- a CDS encoding class I SAM-dependent methyltransferase, with protein sequence MATRGRRARKPSRVTQAGAYRRFWNDVGSRFPDLGGAASTRYYSDNERRLFTEHFPALEGLSIFKTDLWDEARNTRILAWASQQGAHVYGIDISEPTVTRARAAFERQPNCCHGAVADLRELPFHDASFDAIYSMGTIEHFDETERAVEEMARVLKPGGRAIVGVPNRYDPFLRPLVVAMLQALGLYAYGYEKSYSRRALREMLERAGFAVVAETAILFIPGWLRMLDLACHAWCRPLAKVTGALVWPFAFLDRHLPAVRRHGYLLATVAVKPERSSA encoded by the coding sequence ATGGCCACTCGTGGGAGACGCGCAAGGAAGCCATCCCGTGTGACGCAGGCGGGGGCGTATCGGCGCTTCTGGAACGACGTGGGCAGCCGGTTCCCCGACCTCGGCGGGGCGGCCTCGACCCGCTACTACTCGGACAATGAACGCCGTCTCTTTACCGAGCACTTTCCGGCGCTGGAGGGCCTGAGCATCTTCAAGACCGATCTGTGGGACGAAGCCAGGAACACGCGTATCCTGGCCTGGGCCAGCCAGCAGGGCGCCCACGTCTACGGCATCGACATCTCAGAGCCCACAGTGACCCGCGCGCGCGCCGCCTTCGAACGCCAGCCGAATTGTTGTCACGGCGCGGTTGCCGACCTCCGCGAGTTGCCCTTCCACGATGCGAGTTTCGATGCCATCTACTCGATGGGCACGATCGAGCACTTCGACGAGACCGAACGCGCGGTCGAAGAGATGGCTCGCGTGCTCAAGCCTGGCGGGCGCGCCATCGTCGGTGTGCCGAACCGCTACGACCCGTTCCTCCGGCCGCTCGTCGTGGCGATGCTCCAGGCCCTGGGGCTTTACGCGTACGGGTACGAAAAGTCCTACTCGCGCCGCGCTCTGAGGGAGATGCTCGAGCGGGCCGGCTTCGCGGTGGTCGCCGAGACGGCGATTCTCTTCATCCCGGGCTGGCTCAGGATGCTCGACCTCGCCTGCCATGCGTGGTGCCGGCCGCTCGCAAAGGTCACGGGCGCCCTCGTCTGGCCGTTCGCCTTCCTCGATCGACACCTGCCGGCCGTGCGGAGACACGGGTATCTGCTCGCGACGGTCGCGGTGAAACCGGAGCGCTCGAGCGCCTAA
- a CDS encoding IPTL-CTERM sorting domain-containing protein, with product MKRTCFNLVASVVFAALLYGPSPALAQTAPSLGSATSFAVLGASTVTNTGSSIITGDLGLSPGTSVTGFPPGTVVSGGIHAADSTAAAAQTSLTTAYNDLASQACTQTLTGQDLGGMTLTAGVYCFSTSAQLTGILTLNAQGNANAVFIFKIGSTLTTASGSSVVMSNSGSTCNVYWQVGSSATLGTTTTFAGNILAQVSITLNTGATVKGRILARTGAVTVDANTVNTTCDTAAPPVCPVITLLPATLPNGTVGVAYSQTITGSGGTAPYTFSVTAGTLPAGLTLTSAGVLAGTPTTAGTSTVTIRGTDANGCVATLAYTMLIATQPGCPVITLLPATLPNGALGVAYNQTITGSGGTAPYTFKITSGALPAGLILTSNGVLAGTPTSVGTSSSVTIRGTDANGCFAELAYTIIIPCPVITLAPATLPNGTVGVAYSQTITGSGGTAPYTFTVNSGALPAGLTLTAAGVLAGTPTTAGTPAVTIRGTDANGCFKDTSYTMNIISPVPTLPQWGALLLAAGLLGLGYLRLRRRARAE from the coding sequence ATGAAGCGTACCTGCTTCAATCTCGTGGCAAGCGTGGTATTCGCCGCGCTGCTTTACGGTCCTAGCCCCGCACTGGCCCAGACCGCACCATCGCTCGGCTCGGCGACCAGTTTCGCCGTGTTGGGTGCCTCAACGGTGACCAATACCGGCTCGAGCATCATCACCGGCGACCTCGGCCTCAGCCCTGGCACCTCGGTCACCGGCTTTCCTCCGGGGACCGTCGTGTCCGGCGGAATACATGCCGCTGACTCCACCGCGGCTGCGGCCCAGACGTCCCTCACCACGGCGTACAACGATCTGGCAAGCCAGGCGTGTACCCAGACGTTAACGGGTCAAGATCTGGGCGGAATGACGCTCACCGCGGGCGTCTATTGTTTCTCCACTTCGGCTCAGTTGACCGGCATCCTCACGCTCAACGCCCAAGGCAACGCCAACGCAGTCTTCATTTTCAAGATCGGGAGCACGCTCACGACGGCGAGCGGCTCGTCGGTCGTCATGAGCAACAGCGGGTCAACGTGCAACGTGTATTGGCAAGTAGGCAGTTCGGCGACGCTCGGGACAACCACGACGTTCGCGGGAAATATTCTTGCGCAGGTGAGCATCACGCTGAACACTGGCGCCACCGTGAAGGGTCGGATCTTGGCGCGAACCGGCGCCGTCACGGTGGACGCCAATACCGTCAACACCACGTGCGACACCGCAGCACCGCCGGTGTGCCCGGTGATTACGCTTCTCCCGGCGACGTTGCCGAACGGCACGGTGGGGGTCGCCTACAGCCAGACGATCACGGGGAGCGGCGGAACGGCGCCGTACACCTTTAGCGTGACCGCCGGCACGCTGCCAGCAGGCCTGACGCTCACCTCGGCGGGCGTGCTGGCGGGAACACCGACCACCGCCGGCACCTCCACCGTCACGATCCGCGGGACCGACGCGAACGGGTGTGTCGCGACGCTCGCCTATACGATGCTCATCGCGACGCAGCCGGGTTGTCCCGTGATTACGCTTCTCCCGGCGACGCTGCCCAACGGCGCGTTGGGGGTCGCCTACAACCAAACGATCACGGGAAGCGGCGGGACCGCGCCTTACACCTTTAAGATCACCAGCGGCGCGCTGCCGGCGGGTCTGATCCTCACGTCGAACGGCGTGCTGGCGGGGACGCCGACCAGCGTCGGCACCTCCTCCAGCGTCACGATCCGCGGGACCGACGCCAACGGCTGTTTCGCGGAGCTCGCCTATACGATCATCATCCCGTGCCCGGTGATTACGCTCGCCCCAGCGACGTTGCCCAACGGCACGGTGGGGGTCGCCTACAGCCAGACGATCACGGGGAGCGGCGGAACGGCGCCGTACACCTTTACGGTCAATAGCGGCGCGCTGCCGGCGGGCCTGACGCTCACCGCAGCGGGCGTGCTGGCGGGAACGCCGACCACGGCCGGCACCCCTGCCGTCACGATCCGCGGGACCGACGCGAACGGGTGTTTCAAGGACACCTCCTACACGATGAACATCATCAGCCCCGTTCCCACGCTGCCACAGTGGGGCGCGTTGCTCCTCGCCGCCGGACTCCTGGGCCTGGGGTACCTTCGGCTGCGGCGCCGGGCTCGAGCGGAGTAA
- a CDS encoding archaeosortase/exosortase family protein, with translation MPTDTIRSQTRAVNFALRAVAWSLGLFGLLRLNWVEIHGLLPLTRLQARLAVGLCGTPAFPIDATLACSGADALALCVGAILAYPASWRMRLAGAGGGLTLVLGLNTLRIATLGRVAASPAWFETLHLYVWPAALVLAVAGYVFGWMRFADGGKGIGSRVRESVTREAPPSTVSSPARLTPRFIFLTAVFLLLFTAASPLYLESAGVLTVAAFIARAAAAALHVFGVEARAAANVLWTSRGGFVVTQECISTPLIPVYLAAVFAYASTWRQRALGLVATAPLFVGLGIARLLVVALPAALVASPLYLIHAFYQLLLAAAVVAAAAFWRHGAGRTGLRRALMGMALGVAVACLLGAPYAHVLAHAAEMIGGGAPSGVVAGTPLDDPQGAITLLPAFQVGLYMAIWVAAFVAVGWRRFLTGLVLLELIQMATLVTLHVLASHSGLTPHVRDVRAWAVVGPLLVVVAVHFAATRHDASKPGVSKSEQPVSPR, from the coding sequence GTGCCGACGGACACAATCCGCAGCCAGACCCGAGCCGTTAACTTCGCGCTGCGAGCCGTGGCCTGGAGCCTGGGCCTGTTCGGCCTTCTGCGCCTGAACTGGGTCGAGATTCACGGGCTTCTGCCGCTCACGCGCCTCCAAGCGCGGCTCGCGGTGGGGCTTTGTGGCACGCCCGCGTTCCCCATCGACGCCACGCTCGCGTGCAGCGGCGCCGACGCGCTGGCACTGTGTGTCGGCGCCATCCTCGCGTACCCGGCCAGTTGGCGGATGCGTCTGGCGGGGGCCGGCGGCGGCTTGACGCTCGTCCTTGGCCTCAACACGCTGCGCATCGCCACGCTCGGCCGCGTCGCCGCGTCGCCGGCGTGGTTCGAGACGCTACACCTTTATGTGTGGCCGGCAGCGCTCGTGCTTGCCGTCGCCGGGTACGTGTTCGGGTGGATGCGCTTCGCGGACGGGGGAAAAGGGATCGGAAGTCGTGTTCGTGAATCCGTGACGCGGGAAGCGCCGCCCTCCACCGTTTCTTCCCCGGCGCGCCTCACGCCCCGCTTCATCTTCCTCACGGCGGTGTTTCTCCTCCTGTTCACGGCCGCCTCGCCGCTCTACCTCGAGAGCGCCGGCGTTCTCACGGTGGCCGCTTTCATCGCCCGCGCAGCGGCGGCGGCGCTCCACGTCTTCGGCGTCGAAGCTCGCGCTGCGGCCAACGTACTGTGGACGTCCCGGGGCGGCTTCGTGGTGACCCAGGAGTGCATCTCCACGCCGCTCATCCCAGTCTATCTGGCGGCCGTCTTCGCCTATGCGAGCACATGGCGCCAGCGCGCGCTGGGTCTGGTCGCCACAGCACCGCTCTTCGTCGGCCTCGGCATCGCCCGACTACTGGTGGTGGCTCTCCCGGCTGCGCTCGTGGCTTCACCGCTCTACCTGATCCACGCGTTCTACCAACTTCTCCTCGCCGCTGCCGTCGTGGCCGCGGCCGCCTTCTGGCGTCACGGCGCCGGCCGAACGGGGTTGCGCCGGGCGCTCATGGGCATGGCGCTCGGAGTCGCGGTCGCCTGTCTGCTCGGCGCGCCGTACGCGCACGTCCTGGCGCACGCGGCGGAGATGATCGGCGGCGGCGCACCTTCTGGCGTCGTCGCGGGCACGCCGCTCGACGATCCACAGGGCGCCATCACGCTTCTCCCCGCTTTCCAGGTGGGCCTCTACATGGCGATCTGGGTCGCCGCTTTCGTCGCCGTCGGCTGGAGGCGTTTCTTGACCGGCCTGGTACTCCTCGAGCTCATCCAGATGGCGACCTTGGTGACCTTGCACGTCCTCGCCAGCCACTCCGGTCTCACGCCTCACGTGCGCGACGTGCGCGCGTGGGCGGTGGTCGGCCCACTCCTCGTCGTCGTGGCTGTCCATTTTGCGGCGACAAGACATGACGCGTCGAAACCGGGAGTGTCCAAAAGTGAACAGCCGGTCTCACCACGCTGA
- the speD gene encoding adenosylmethionine decarboxylase, whose product MDPHAPPMLYSVDLGTCEALAALHPEDISTAFVAALGRAGATILHALTHVFPGAGLTCVLILSESHAALHTWPETGTVHIDIFSCSSRLKSLEAIDELSRSFGARHVSVQEIRRADGHNPQPDPSR is encoded by the coding sequence ATGGATCCACACGCACCGCCCATGCTCTACTCGGTCGACCTTGGCACGTGCGAGGCCCTCGCCGCGCTGCACCCGGAGGACATCAGCACGGCCTTCGTCGCGGCGCTCGGGCGTGCCGGCGCGACGATCCTGCACGCGCTCACCCATGTGTTTCCCGGAGCGGGCCTCACCTGCGTCCTGATCCTGAGCGAATCGCACGCCGCCCTGCACACCTGGCCGGAGACCGGCACGGTGCACATCGACATCTTCTCCTGCTCGAGCAGGCTCAAGAGCCTGGAGGCCATCGACGAGCTGAGCCGGTCCTTCGGCGCGCGCCACGTCTCGGTCCAGGAGATTCGCCGTGCCGACGGACACAATCCGCAGCCAGACCCGAGCCGTTAA
- a CDS encoding lmo0937 family membrane protein, which translates to MLWTLFVILLVLWFLGFVTSYTLGGFLHILLVVAVVVLLFRLLGGRRSA; encoded by the coding sequence ATGCTCTGGACACTGTTTGTGATTCTGCTCGTCTTGTGGTTCTTGGGATTCGTGACGTCCTACACGCTCGGTGGGTTCCTCCACATCCTGCTGGTGGTGGCCGTCGTCGTGTTGCTGTTCAGGCTTCTTGGGGGCCGCCGGAGCGCCTGA
- a CDS encoding transglycosylase domain-containing protein has product MLRARIIALLRVVRRLAARLTATRRRRVVLLAVALLPVALVLLPAAWLVHHVYFDRSGVPDLEPFIRFEPPTTGVVRDVHGKVLIELAREYRRVVSYNEVPLILRQAIIAAEDKRFFSHSGVDYRALPRVIQKTAVRSVGEWWKGGHGLRLLLPQGGSTLTQQLVRGYFLQTLTSRTDQAALFHAGLAPPRLLSVVLGAPAMNKLLRKMEEVRLTLWLEREMRRRFGSQERAKREIFARYASFIYLGNGRYGFAAASEYYFGKSLSSYTPDDAGNAALLAAISKSPREYVPVPGNRRPVNRRNQILALMARNGYIPESLAKRCQGEPIHVALLSPTKTDAPAAIEHVLDELTQHGGSRFGVEDLFQGRIVVRSTIDARVQTIVNEALEHGLALYEKRHPKLKGLIQGSVVVLGNADAAILAEAGGRRVYRDRDTRYSDYNRVTGSLRQPGSAMKPLVYLAAFESGLDLDTTVPDEPIEVPLGGDGGIKWIANYDNQFKGPIPMRQALAESRNAVAVWITQKIGVGSVIRTAHEMGIHTPLQPYLSTALGASEVRLLELADAYRAIASGVLAEPHVVDRVTDVSGDGLYEAPRRARAIGSAALRSIQEGLRGVVRLPDGTAHSLDARDFPIQVMGKTGTTSDFRDALFVGSTYGTSGITVAVRIGFDDNRPLGESETGGRTALPIFREIMLRIYTDQVAGRTPHFPREIEDGIDKYLAMQAVPEAGHAERPGPGPDAPSLGAPYGKAATGRPGAAPGIRPF; this is encoded by the coding sequence ATGCTGCGAGCCCGTATTATTGCGCTCTTGCGCGTCGTCCGGCGCCTGGCCGCACGGCTGACAGCCACGCGGCGGCGTCGTGTCGTGCTCCTCGCCGTTGCGCTCCTTCCCGTGGCGCTGGTTCTGCTCCCGGCGGCATGGCTGGTCCACCACGTGTACTTCGACCGCTCCGGTGTGCCAGACCTCGAGCCGTTCATCCGGTTCGAGCCCCCCACCACCGGCGTCGTCCGCGACGTTCACGGCAAGGTACTGATCGAACTGGCGCGCGAGTACCGCCGGGTCGTGAGCTACAACGAGGTGCCGCTCATCCTGCGCCAGGCCATCATCGCCGCCGAGGACAAGCGCTTCTTCTCCCATTCCGGCGTGGACTACCGTGCGCTGCCGCGGGTGATCCAGAAGACGGCGGTGCGCTCCGTGGGTGAATGGTGGAAGGGCGGCCACGGGTTGCGGCTGCTCCTGCCACAAGGGGGTTCGACGCTCACGCAGCAACTGGTCCGCGGCTACTTCCTGCAGACCCTGACGAGCCGCACCGACCAGGCTGCGCTCTTCCACGCCGGCCTGGCCCCGCCCCGGCTCCTCTCTGTGGTCCTCGGAGCCCCCGCCATGAACAAGCTCCTTCGGAAAATGGAGGAGGTGCGCCTGACGCTCTGGCTCGAGCGAGAGATGCGTCGGCGCTTTGGATCGCAGGAGCGGGCCAAGCGCGAGATCTTCGCGCGCTACGCCAGCTTCATCTACCTGGGCAACGGCCGCTACGGATTCGCCGCCGCATCCGAGTACTACTTTGGCAAGTCCTTGTCGAGTTACACGCCGGACGACGCGGGCAACGCAGCGCTGCTGGCGGCGATCAGCAAGTCGCCACGGGAATACGTTCCGGTGCCCGGCAACCGGCGGCCGGTCAATCGCCGCAACCAGATCCTCGCCCTGATGGCGCGCAACGGGTACATCCCCGAGAGCCTCGCGAAGCGCTGCCAGGGCGAACCGATCCACGTCGCCCTTCTCAGCCCGACCAAGACCGACGCTCCGGCGGCGATCGAGCACGTCCTCGACGAACTGACCCAGCATGGCGGGAGTCGCTTCGGCGTCGAAGACCTGTTCCAGGGGCGGATCGTGGTCCGCTCGACCATCGACGCGCGCGTGCAGACGATCGTGAACGAAGCCCTCGAGCACGGTCTGGCCCTGTACGAGAAGCGGCACCCCAAACTGAAGGGGTTGATCCAGGGTTCGGTGGTCGTGCTCGGCAACGCGGACGCGGCAATCCTGGCCGAGGCGGGCGGACGGCGGGTCTATCGAGATCGCGATACGCGCTACTCTGACTACAACCGCGTCACCGGCTCGCTGCGCCAGCCGGGCTCCGCGATGAAGCCGCTGGTGTACCTGGCCGCGTTCGAGTCGGGTCTCGACCTCGACACCACGGTGCCCGACGAGCCCATTGAGGTCCCGCTCGGAGGCGATGGCGGCATCAAGTGGATCGCCAATTACGACAACCAGTTCAAAGGCCCGATCCCGATGCGCCAGGCCCTGGCCGAATCGCGCAACGCCGTGGCCGTGTGGATCACGCAGAAGATCGGAGTAGGTTCGGTGATCCGAACCGCCCACGAGATGGGGATCCACACGCCGCTGCAACCCTACCTGTCCACGGCACTGGGAGCGTCGGAAGTGCGGCTGCTGGAATTGGCGGATGCGTATCGCGCCATCGCCTCGGGCGTCCTGGCGGAACCGCACGTCGTCGATCGCGTGACCGACGTCTCCGGCGACGGGCTGTACGAGGCGCCGCGGCGCGCGCGGGCGATCGGATCCGCGGCCCTGCGCTCGATCCAGGAGGGGCTCCGGGGCGTGGTTCGTCTTCCCGACGGCACCGCCCACAGTCTCGACGCCCGCGATTTTCCGATCCAGGTGATGGGCAAGACCGGAACGACGAGCGATTTCCGCGATGCGCTGTTCGTGGGGTCTACCTATGGGACATCGGGGATCACCGTGGCGGTCCGGATCGGCTTCGACGACAATCGCCCCCTGGGGGAGAGTGAGACCGGCGGGCGCACGGCGCTGCCGATCTTCCGCGAGATCATGCTCCGCATCTACACGGACCAGGTCGCGGGGCGGACGCCGCACTTCCCCCGCGAGATCGAAGACGGGATCGACAAGTACCTGGCGATGCAGGCGGTGCCGGAGGCGGGCCACGCCGAACGCCCGGGGCCGGGCCCCGACGCGCCGTCGCTGGGAGCACCGTACGGCAAGGCTGCGACTGGTCGGCCTGGAGCCGCGCCGGGCATCCGGCCGTTCTGA
- a CDS encoding GlsB/YeaQ/YmgE family stress response membrane protein produces MTFTLPGLILLIVIAAVCGAIGKAIVGGARGGLVVSTALGFIGAILGPWIATQLRLSEPLVIQISGHPFPVLWSIIGAAIFVAIIHLFSRR; encoded by the coding sequence ATGACGTTCACATTGCCGGGACTCATTCTCCTCATCGTCATCGCGGCCGTCTGCGGCGCGATCGGCAAGGCGATCGTCGGAGGCGCTCGGGGAGGGCTCGTCGTGTCGACAGCCCTCGGTTTTATCGGAGCCATCCTTGGGCCCTGGATCGCGACCCAGCTCCGTCTGTCGGAACCCCTCGTGATCCAGATCAGTGGGCATCCCTTCCCGGTGCTGTGGTCGATCATCGGCGCCGCGATCTTTGTCGCGATCATCCACCTGTTCTCCAGACGATAA